From the genome of Armatimonadia bacterium, one region includes:
- a CDS encoding TIM-barrel domain-containing protein — MTTLSICNQRRVTQPRRQNLARRTSTWWALPLLSLALGSLILTACCAEGAWETWTASTQRDDCHWVWTSPAGEMQVSLVQSAEGVYVLTLGPEGRRTGTATKATVKTGVVELPGLPPLTFSYQGQSLRCTVPVAAGEWFRGLGDDPSGLNQRGKTVLWTAEGVERRPGGSAAFPAPVLFSSAGYGLAVEVTAQGSLGVTGEPAQVVARSEAGRLALTLVTGATVAEQMQHYHTSRGPVTCPPEWVFGVWFAPNGQHTQSVVEQSLRRWKALGWPAPVVPVRGWEGVGDAVTAAGFPDLRSMVQGLHEEGARVLLADRRAFLPLQTAPEGSAALFAVREADGTRRSATREECDRQLPRLYEPLAEAGVDGLLGVCALEPGLGPALNGQAQAYAAFPWARFRASAGSDTVLGLTGKGGSPTPGSVVIADAPQAGWSGLRANLRTILSLGHSGSAYCGCAIPAAEETGKRPSTELYLRAVEAEALSPLMVMQGAGGQEPWDWDSETETTAQSWSWMRESFSPHLYSVALESALTGAPVARSLAWVSPADGEAMAVDDEFVLGDSLLVAPVCTPKGQRSIYLPAGGWMDLIDGSEYHGPTHAEAQAPLTHLPLYLREGAIVPMKLSPDLLLGADMSESHRKALEILPPFGHGQSSYLWRWGTGEALLNCRRRAEEIVFRAHGRQLPVRTLLRFEVGPPAEVSVDGKSLKELTEEQVAEGEKRGYYYRKTEQVCFLYPGDDWEEVTILEEHGQLRFVDWLAPTRVAVDAGPAKVAVSLPELAPGAVPSLSYTYLESGGAIVGEKTGPSRWSFAIPLEKAEEDEELVWQVKAKAKTDEIISSRERRTLVLAHRETR; from the coding sequence ATGACCACACTGAGCATCTGCAACCAGCGCCGGGTAACTCAACCTCGTCGGCAGAACCTCGCCCGCCGGACCTCGACATGGTGGGCTCTTCCGCTGCTAAGCCTCGCCCTTGGTTCCCTCATCCTGACAGCCTGCTGTGCGGAGGGCGCCTGGGAGACCTGGACCGCCTCAACCCAGCGGGACGACTGCCACTGGGTCTGGACATCGCCTGCGGGTGAGATGCAGGTTAGCCTCGTGCAGTCTGCCGAGGGCGTCTATGTGCTCACCCTTGGCCCGGAGGGACGAAGGACCGGCACTGCGACGAAGGCCACCGTCAAGACGGGCGTAGTCGAGCTGCCCGGCCTACCGCCCTTGACCTTCAGCTACCAGGGCCAGTCCCTGCGCTGCACTGTGCCGGTCGCTGCCGGTGAGTGGTTCCGGGGTCTCGGCGACGATCCCTCAGGCCTCAACCAGCGCGGCAAGACAGTCCTGTGGACTGCCGAGGGCGTGGAGCGTCGCCCCGGTGGTTCGGCCGCCTTCCCGGCACCGGTGCTGTTCAGCTCGGCGGGATACGGCCTCGCAGTCGAGGTGACCGCCCAGGGCAGTCTGGGAGTCACCGGCGAGCCAGCGCAGGTCGTGGCAAGGTCGGAAGCTGGGCGATTGGCGCTGACCCTCGTGACCGGAGCAACCGTCGCCGAGCAGATGCAGCACTACCACACCAGTCGAGGCCCGGTGACCTGTCCACCCGAGTGGGTCTTCGGAGTCTGGTTCGCACCGAACGGCCAGCACACTCAGTCCGTGGTGGAGCAGAGTCTGCGACGCTGGAAGGCTCTCGGGTGGCCTGCTCCCGTGGTTCCTGTGCGGGGCTGGGAAGGGGTCGGCGACGCCGTCACTGCAGCGGGATTCCCCGACCTGCGATCAATGGTTCAGGGCTTGCATGAGGAGGGTGCACGGGTGCTGTTGGCGGATCGGCGTGCCTTCCTGCCTCTCCAGACGGCACCGGAGGGCTCTGCAGCCCTCTTCGCTGTCAGGGAGGCCGACGGTACCCGCCGGTCGGCAACCCGCGAAGAGTGTGACCGACAGCTCCCGCGCCTGTATGAGCCCCTCGCAGAGGCCGGAGTGGACGGGCTCCTTGGGGTGTGTGCCCTGGAGCCCGGACTGGGGCCGGCGCTCAACGGTCAGGCACAGGCCTACGCTGCTTTCCCCTGGGCACGCTTCCGCGCTTCGGCGGGCTCAGACACCGTCCTCGGGCTAACCGGGAAGGGAGGCTCGCCGACACCGGGAAGCGTGGTGATCGCCGATGCTCCGCAGGCCGGCTGGTCGGGACTACGGGCCAACCTGCGGACGATCCTCTCGCTGGGTCACAGTGGCAGCGCCTACTGCGGGTGCGCGATCCCGGCGGCCGAGGAGACCGGGAAGCGGCCATCGACGGAGCTCTACCTTCGTGCCGTCGAGGCGGAGGCGCTGAGCCCCCTGATGGTCATGCAAGGTGCCGGCGGGCAGGAGCCCTGGGACTGGGATAGCGAGACCGAGACGACCGCGCAGTCCTGGAGCTGGATGCGCGAGAGCTTCTCCCCGCACCTGTATTCGGTCGCGCTGGAGTCTGCGCTGACCGGTGCTCCCGTGGCACGCTCTCTGGCCTGGGTCTCTCCTGCCGATGGGGAGGCCATGGCCGTTGATGACGAGTTCGTTCTGGGCGACAGTCTGCTGGTGGCTCCGGTCTGTACGCCAAAGGGCCAACGCAGCATCTACCTTCCCGCGGGCGGCTGGATGGACTTGATCGACGGAAGCGAGTACCACGGTCCGACCCACGCCGAAGCTCAGGCTCCCCTTACCCATCTGCCGCTCTACCTGCGCGAGGGTGCCATCGTCCCAATGAAGTTGAGCCCTGACCTGCTCCTGGGTGCCGATATGAGCGAGAGCCACCGGAAGGCCCTGGAGATCCTGCCACCCTTCGGTCATGGTCAGAGTTCCTACCTGTGGCGCTGGGGCACCGGTGAGGCCCTCCTGAACTGCCGTCGTCGGGCCGAGGAGATCGTCTTCCGCGCTCACGGTCGTCAGTTGCCCGTGCGCACGCTGCTCCGGTTCGAGGTCGGCCCGCCTGCAGAAGTGAGCGTGGACGGCAAGTCGCTCAAGGAGCTCACGGAGGAACAAGTCGCCGAGGGAGAGAAGCGAGGCTACTACTACCGCAAGACTGAGCAGGTCTGCTTCCTGTACCCCGGCGATGACTGGGAGGAAGTCACGATCCTCGAGGAGCACGGCCAGTTGCGCTTCGTCGACTGGCTGGCTCCGACCCGTGTGGCAGTCGACGCGGGTCCGGCCAAGGTCGCCGTCAGTTTGCCGGAGCTCGCTCCGGGTGCGGTGCCGTCGCTGTCCTATACCTACCTGGAATCCGGGGGCGCCATCGTAGGCGAGAAGACAGGACCCTCGCGGTGGAGCTTTGCCATACCCCTGGAGAAGGCCGAGGAGGACGAGGAGCTGGTCTGGCAGGTCAAGGCGAAGGCCAAGACCGACGAGATCATCTCCTCACGCGAGCGCCGCACGCTCGTTCTCGCACACCGTGAAACGCGCTGA
- a CDS encoding Gfo/Idh/MocA family oxidoreductase, whose product MDKLGIAIIGLRMGYSHFQNARSLKNADLIAVCDLDEELTERTQREYQVPFATTRFEEVLERDDVNVVSITTPDYLHLPQTLAALEAGKHVLIEKPMALNVAECEAMVNKAREKNLKLMVAHVCRFYDFFAQVKRWSEDGTLGKPYYIETSYLHNYEVIPGYDGWRYDPEKRHPFVGGACHAVDLARWLGGDIEEVHAYGNHFNIPQQKWEDHIIANVKFTNGAIGRIMNSSGCAHPYNIECEVWGTKGSIAGDNTHDTAQLALRQTGYSKWLSYPKPTMAKAIASELSHFVDCIVEDKTPLIDGVDGAKTIATCWAVIESVATGQPQKVRNDF is encoded by the coding sequence ATGGACAAGCTGGGAATTGCCATCATCGGCCTGCGCATGGGCTACTCGCACTTCCAGAACGCGCGGTCACTCAAGAACGCCGACCTTATCGCGGTGTGCGACCTGGACGAAGAACTCACCGAGCGCACGCAGCGGGAGTACCAGGTCCCCTTCGCAACCACGCGGTTCGAGGAGGTTCTGGAGCGCGACGATGTGAACGTGGTCTCCATCACCACGCCGGACTACCTGCACCTTCCCCAGACGCTCGCGGCGCTGGAAGCCGGCAAGCATGTCCTGATCGAGAAGCCCATGGCGCTGAACGTGGCCGAGTGCGAAGCGATGGTCAACAAGGCACGTGAGAAGAACCTGAAGCTGATGGTCGCCCACGTCTGCCGCTTCTACGACTTCTTCGCCCAGGTCAAGCGCTGGTCGGAAGACGGAACGCTGGGCAAGCCCTACTACATTGAGACCAGCTACCTCCACAACTACGAGGTCATTCCCGGCTATGACGGCTGGCGCTATGACCCGGAGAAGCGTCATCCCTTCGTGGGCGGAGCCTGCCATGCCGTCGATCTGGCCCGCTGGCTCGGCGGCGACATCGAGGAGGTTCACGCCTACGGGAACCACTTCAACATCCCGCAGCAGAAGTGGGAAGACCACATCATCGCCAATGTGAAGTTCACGAACGGTGCCATCGGGCGGATCATGAACTCCTCAGGCTGCGCCCATCCATACAACATCGAGTGCGAAGTCTGGGGAACCAAGGGCAGCATCGCCGGCGACAACACGCACGATACCGCCCAACTCGCCCTCCGTCAGACCGGCTACAGCAAGTGGCTTAGCTATCCGAAACCGACCATGGCGAAGGCGATTGCCAGCGAGCTGTCGCACTTCGTGGACTGCATCGTCGAAGACAAGACGCCGCTGATCGACGGAGTTGACGGCGCGAAGACCATCGCCACCTGCTGGGCCGTCATCGAGTCCGTGGCGACCGGGCAGCCGCAGAAGGTGCGCAACGACTTCTAG